One genomic region from Rosa rugosa chromosome 1, drRosRugo1.1, whole genome shotgun sequence encodes:
- the LOC133725568 gene encoding 23 kDa jasmonate-induced protein-like, giving the protein MANVFGNPITDSTLKGMAEYADREITAVDRARMAVNMKNANMKDMNAHTYVENLKRQWGIERSTLCLIYNATGNTMMLVGSEDRAGHIGPVPYPIVIQNGQWGAFLHVGDSYGSTAGVVYRGKNGKIGNDCDYIMAWSNTHRREKNIGDYHSVSTEAREVNHFTNAVRSDLLYQKSQTTCYNYRDSWEGCLSIISTGSGTSPVVEATFTLEDAVNA; this is encoded by the exons atggcaaACGTGTTTGGCAACCCCATAACCGACTCGACCCTAAAAGGAATGGCAGAGTATGCCGACAGGGAAATAACCGCAGTTGACAGGGCACGCATGGCAGTTAACATGAAAAACGCCAACATGAAGGATATGAATGCCCACACTTACGTGGAGAATCTGAAGAGACAATGGGGAATTGAACGATCCACACTTTGCCTCATTTACAATGCTACTGGGAACACTATGATGTTGGTTGGTAGTGAAGATAGGGCTGGGCACATTGGACCAGTCCCATACCCAATAGTAATTCAAAATGGCCAGTGGGGTGCGTTTTTGCATGTTGGAGACTCTTATGGATCTACGGCAGGTGTTGTGTATCGCGGCAAGAACGGAAAGATAGGCAACGACTGTGACTACATCATGGCTTGGTCCAACACACATAGAAGAGAAAAAAACATAGGAGATTACCACTCT GTCTCGACTGAGGCCCGTGAAGTGAACCACTTCACTAATGCAGTACGGAGCGACTTATTATATCAGAAGTCTCAAACGACTTGCTACAACTACCGCGACTCATGGGAGGGATGCTTGTCAATTATATCAACTGGCAGTGGCACTTCCCCTGTGGTGGAAGCAACATTCACTTTAGAAGATGCTGTCAATGCTTGA